Genomic segment of Gammaproteobacteria bacterium:
AACAAAATCGTTAGGAGGCCTCGTGTCATCACTTTATTACATTGCATTAAAAAGCCTTATTACCAAGGAAGTTAATCGTTTTACCAGAATTTGGCTGCAAACTCTGGTACCGCCGGCCATTACTATGAGTTTGTATTTTGTTATTTTTGGTAACTTAATTGGCGAACGTATTGGTCAAATGTCTGGGGTGAGTTATATCGAATTTATCGTGCCGGGCTTAATCATGATGTCGGTTATCACCAACTCATATTCCAATGTTGCCTCGTCATTTTTTAGTTCTAAATTTCAGCGTAACGTTGAAGAACTGATGGTCGCGCCCGTACCTACCTGGATTATTATTACCGGTTATGTGGGTGGTGGCGTTATCCGTGGCTTGCTCGTCGGCACCATAGTGACCTGTCTGTCACTGTTTTTTGTACCGTTACAAATTTTTAACTTGCCGGTGTTAATGGTCAGCGTGTTGGCGACCTCAATCTTGTTTTCTTTAGGCGGCTTGATAAATGCGGTACTGGCGAAAAGTTTCGATGATATTAGCATTATTCCAAACTTCATTTTGACCCCGCTAACCTATCTGGGTGGCGTATTTTATTCACTGACGATGTTGCCTGATTTTTGGCAAGGGGTATCACAGGTTAACCCCATTGTTTATATGATTAATACCTTCAGATATGGTTTTTTGGGTATTAGCGATATTCCATTACTGTATTCTTTTTCGATGATTTTTGGTTTTGTGGTGGCGTTATATAGCATTGCGCACTGGATGATCTCGCGTGGTATAGGTCTTCGTTCTTAAAGTATTCGTTAAGGTTTTAGTTAAGGTTAAAAATCATGTCTTTTGCAAACTCGCACCAAATTGTTACCAATCAGCCAGGGGTGCACGAAAAACTGGCTGACATCGTTGAAAAGCATTTAAAGCATGCCTTTCAAAAACCATATCAACAGCATTCTATTGATGGCTTTAAGCAAGTCGAACTAGAAGTGCAGCGCAGTGGTAAGCCAATTATTTTCGACTCGTGCTGTGGCGTTGGTGACAGTACGATAAATTTAGCTAAAATGTATCCGAATCATTTAGTGATTGGTATGGATAAGTCAGGGCATCGGTTAAATAAAAATGAAGCTTACGAGCAGCACGGTATCGATAACTTCATGTTGTTACGTACCGATCTTAATGACTTTTGGCGCTTGGCACTTGACGCCCAAATGTTGCCGGAAAAACATTTTATTTTATATCCGAACCCATGGCCTAAAGCCAAACATGTGCAACGACGTTGGCATGGCGCTGCGGTATTTCCTAGCTTAGTTGCCTTAGGTGGTGAGTTAGAAATGCGCAGTAACTGGCGTTTGTATTTGGAAGAGTTTTCTGCGGCGTTGGCTATCACCAACCATAGCAGCGAGGTGGCTGAATTTGTGCCACAGCCATGCATTACCCCGTTTGAACGTAAGTACCAAGCCAGCGGTCAGCCCTTGTTTAAATTAAACGCGAGCTTGTCTGTTAAAACCTAACGAGAGTTTTATCACAGAGCCATAATCACCACATGGGTGGTTATGGTTATATTGCCCCGAAACATTACGACTGCTGTGGTATTTGCTTCGCCTGTTCTTTCTTTTGTTGTTCTTGCTTCTCTTCTAATTGCTCTTGCTTTGTTTTTTCTGTGGCTTGTCCGCCACAGGCGCCGCAACATGAACCCATTATATAACCCTCTTTTTTGTTGTTTTTATAAACGAACTTTATTGTATCTTATTGTTATAATGATTAAATTGATTAATGTCAGTTGAGATTGATGATGTTCGATAGTTCAGCGGCACTAATCAGTGTTTCAATGGCGAGTTTCAGGTTACAATAGACGAAAGTAGTAACAACTGTAATTATAATCATAATAATGAATTTACAAGAAATCTCGATCAATGAATTGACCCTCGGTATGTATCTCGTCGGTTTAGCGGATAAGCGAAAGAAAATCGTCGTTACTAACCCTGGTTTAGTAAAAAATCAAGCGGTATTAGAGCACCTATTCAGTAAAAATATCCTTCAGGTTACGATCGACATCGACAAATCACAGATCAACGACTTTGATGCTAGCATGGTCAATAGTGTTTCTTTTAATCAAGAAATCCACCGTGCCACAAGGTTGTTTGCTGAATCCAAACAAGTAGTCAACAAATTATTAATCTCACTTGCGCAAGGCAATGGCGTTGATATTGGCCCGGTTAATAAGATTGCGGATCAATTAGTTGAATCATTATTGGCTAACTCAGATGCGCTGCAGTCGTTAAGCGCGCTGCGCACCAAAGATGCTTACTTACTCGAACACTCGATTAATATTGGAGTATTATTGGTTTCTTTTGGCCGTCACCTTGGTTTTAACCACTCAATGTTAAAGAAGCTCATGGTGGGTGGCATCATCCATGACATTGGTAAAACCCAAGTCGATCTGGCGGTGTTAAACAAACCAGCACGGCTGACAGCAGATGAATTTACCCACATGAAACAACATCAGGTTCTGTCTATTCCACTGCTTGATGCTATTGAGGGATTATCACCAATCGCCCGCGATGTTAGTACTATGCATCACGAGAAACTTGATGGTACTGGATATCCGTTAGGTTTAAGTGGCGATCAAATTTCATTAGTCGGACGCATGAGCTCTATTGTTGATATTTATGACGCGCTAACCGCCGTGCGAGTTTATAAAGCCGGCATGAGCCCAAGCCAAGCCTTTAAAATAATGAACACCTTAGTGCCTCATCATCTCGATGGTGATTTACTGCGGAAGTTTATGATCAAGATGGGGTTTTTTCCCGTGGGATCACTAGTGGCTTTAAGTGATGGCATGGCAGGTTTGGTGTGGCAATCGAATGCCGACGATAACAAATCGCCGATCGTTAAAACCTTTTATTCGGTAAAGTATAAGAGCTACCGAGACGTTAAATTTATCGACTTAGCCAAATCGTCAGTGAGGATTGCCAAAGGGCTATCTCCGAGCGACTTTCCGACTGATATTAGTGGTTACCGTCAATACTAAATAAATCTGCTTTCGTTTAAACTCATGACTATAAGTTTTAAATTATGACTATAGTTTTAAAATCATGGCAATAGGTTTAAACGTTCGGATTAAATACCATATTATCAATTAATCGAGCCTTACCAAGATAAGCGGCTGCTAAAATGACTAAATTTTGATCCGCAGCCGTTACTTTTGATAAATCATTAGCATAACGTACTTTAATATAATCAGTAATAAAGGGCGATGCGTTAAGTTTGTCGGTTGCTAGCGCAATTTGTTCAACAATAGATTCACCATCAGTTATTGCCAGTGCTAACTGCTGCATGGTTTCAAACAGTAATGGTGCGACACTCATCTCTTGTTCTGTTAGGTAATTATTACGCGAACTTTTGGCTAAGCCCGTCGTTTCTCGCACCGTTGGAACACCAACAATTTCGGTGCCAATCGATAGATCCGTTACCATGTTCTTAATGACTTGCAGCTGCTGATAATCTTTAGTACCAAAACATGCGACATCTGGAGTAACCAAGTTGAAAAGCTTGGCAACAATAGTCGCAACGCCACGAAAGTGACCAGGGCGGCTGGCACCACATAAAATATCACTTATGCCAGGCACTTCAACATAGGTTTGCGCGTCTAGCCCCTTAGGGTAAATGAGAGCAGGGGTCGGGGTGAACAGTAAATCAGTTTGACGATCGATTAACTTATCTTGATCTTCTTGCAAGGTCCGTGGGTAATTTGATAAATCATTTTTGTTATCAAATTGCATTGGATTGACAAAAATACTGACCACTACTTTACTGGCGCGTTTTTTTGCTTCATCAACCAAGGTTAGGTGGCCTAAATGAAGATTGCCCATAGTTGGGACAAAAGCAATGGTTTCGCCAGCTAAGCGCCATGCTCTAATTTGAGCCCGCAGCTGTTTACTATCTGAAATTGTTTTCATTTTAACCGCCAATCTTACTCGAAACTATGTTCAGGACCGGGGAAAGTGCCGGCTCTTACTTCTTCAACATAGCTGGCAATTGCTAAATGAATATCACCAGTTTGTTTAATGTAGTTTTTCGAAAATTTAGGGATGTAACCGCTCGAAATGCCCAATATGTCGTGCATCACTAATATTTGGCCGTCACTGTGAGGACCAGCACCAATACCAATAACAGGGATAGTCAACGCATCACTAATACGCTTGGTTAACAAGCTAGGCACACATTCAATCACCAATAACTGAGCACCTGCGCCTTGCAGCGCTAAAGCTTCGTCAATCATTTTTAGTGCTTGTGCTTCTTCACGACCTTGAACTTTATAACCGCCAAAGACATTAACCGACTGTGGGGTTAAACCGATATGGGCACATACCGGAATGCCGCGTTCGGTTAGACCTGAAATTGATTCAAGTAGCCACTTGCCGCCTTCTAGCTTAACCATATTGGCACCCGCGCGCATCAAGGTCGTCGCATTGGTCCAGGTTTGTTCTGGCGTCGCGTAGCTCATAAATGGCATATCAGCGATCAGCAATGAGCCTTGGTTGCCGGCGTTAACGCATCGGACATGGTAAGCCATCTCATCGACAGTAACAGGTAAAGTTGAATCGTTACCCTGTAAAACCATGCCTAGAGAATCGCCCACTAGGATAATGTCGACACCTTGGCTCGAAAATACCCCTGCGAAACTCGAATCGTAGGCAGTAATGGCAGTTATTTTATCGCCTTGCTGCTTCATTTGAATTAGCTTGGTGCCAGTCATATTCTTTTTCATAATCTTCACTTGCCCTAATACTTACACCAATTGGAATAAGTTCATGATCGAAGTCTTCGATCTAAATTTATCAAAGATACTATTTTACAATGATATTATCGCAACTGCCTTAGCAAAGAGATGCTGCGATAGGACTATAGTATCTGGTTGTTTATTCTGATTGGTATCAGTTGCCACAATATACTTGTAAATCGTTCAAAGGACAATTCTTTACCACTATTGATAACATTTCACCGCAAGGTAACCGTAAATTAGCCGCAATATCGAATAATGGATACAATACAAACTCACGTTGTTTCATCCCATAATGCGGCACTGTCAGGCGATCACACTCGATGATTTGCTCACCAAACAGCAATAAATCCAAATCTAGGGTTCTGGGACCCCAGCGATCTGCTTTTCTGGTACGGCCCTGTTGTTGCTCAATCTGTTGAAGTTGGTCAAGCAGCGCCAGTGGTGCCAGAGATGTCTTTATTGCAGCGACAGCATTAATGTAATCAGGTTGATCGCTTGGCCCCATCGGCTTACTGCAATAAAGCGGTGATACCGCAATAAATTCTGATTGTGGCAATAACTTTAGGGCGGCTATTGCCTGTTGTGCTTTTTCTACAGGCTGCTCTAAATTGCTGCCGATGCCAATATAACAAGTATTCATGGTGATTTATTCTGGTTGTGATGGTTTGGTTTTCGATTGACGCGGCGCGCGGCGACGTTTGGTTGGCGCGCCTAATTTACGGACCATGTCACATTGCACTTTTTCACCGGCATGTTGGAACGTTGTCCACCACTGGGCTAACTCTTGGGTTTCGCCGCCTTCAATTTCGCCACGGATTAACAGTAAATCATAACCAGCGCGGAATTTAGGGTGAGTCATTAACTTAAATGCGCGCGCGCCACTGCGGCGCGGTAAACGCAATTGCAGGTTCCAAACATCGCGTGCCATGCTAGTGAAGCGCTTTGGAATTGCGACCGAGCGACATTGGTTATCGCAAACGTCATTCATCGCGACCATGATTGCGTCGTAATAACTTAAGCCACCATCGGTCATTATTTCTTGAGCGCGCACTTCAATTGGGTACCACAAAAAGGCGGCAATGATGAAGGCTGGGGTTACTCGTTGATCATTGGCTAATCTTAGATCGGTATTTTTACAGACTAAGCGATTAAGCGCAGCTTCTTTACCTTGTTCATTGTTGCTTAGCAACTCGGCACAAGCTGGGAATAAATGCTCGAATAGTCCGAATTGGTTTAACATTTCATAGTTAGCCAGCGCTTTTCCTGACAGAAAAAGCTTCTGATATTCTTCAAATAGACGTGGCGCTGGGATAGATTTTAGCAAGGGAGCCAAGTCTTTAATTGGTTGCTGGGTGTCATCAGCTATGGTCATATCGAGTTTGGTTGCAAAGCGAACCGCTCTTAACATCCTGACCGGATCTTCTTTATAACGGGTCGCTGGATCGCCGATCATCCGTAAGATGCCATCGTCTAGATCGTCTAAGCCGCCGCCATAGGCGCGAATGGAATAGTCAGCCACATTATAATATAGGGCGTTAACGGTAAAATCGCGGCGCTCAGCATCTTCGTCGATGGTGCCATAAACGTTATCGCGCAATAACATGCCTTTGTCGCTTTGTTTGGCGAGTTGCTCGGTATCTGTTTCTTGATGATGACCGCGTAAGGTTGCCACTTCAATCACTTCACGGCCAAATAGAATATGGGCAAGTCGAAAGCGACGGCCAATTAAGCGGCTATTTCTAAATAAGTCCTTGATTTGCTCTGGTGTCGCATTGGTGGCGACATCGAAATCTTTCGGTTGTTGATCCAATAACAAGTCACGGACTGCACCGCCGACTAAATAGGCTTCAAATCCGGCGCGGTTAAGACGATGCAATACTTTGACTGCATTGGGACTCATGTGTGACCTTGAAATTGAATGCTCAGCGCGCTCAACTACTTCGACCGCTAATGCGCTCTGTTCGACTTTTTTCGACTCGACAGCAACACCGCGGATAACTTGGCGGCATAGCTTAATAACTTTAGAAAAGATAACTCACCTCTATTGAACAGGTTAATCCAGTATTTTATTACTGACTAACGATTAATCGTTGCGCGAATTTTTCGTGCAACGTGACTCCTACATTATGTAAATAGCCCTTGATATTTTACTTTTTTAACCACTATTGGACACAAACGATTAAAATTTGGGGGGCAATAGTACATCACGATGCGTCAAAATATAAGCCTAACTTGGGATCAATTGCTAATGATTTCAGTTAGTGGTGGCACAGCTAATGGGATCTGAGAAATTTGCCAGTTGTTTGTCGCACTAATTAATAATTGTTCTATCGTATAGTCTTGATATTGTTCGTGAATAGTCTGACCTAAAAACGCTAAGGCTTTAATGAGTTGTTGTTTAGGTTTTTTTAAATCGAGCGCCATTGCATGGTTTTGCTTACTTAATTTTAAGCCTTGAGCATTAATAGCCAATGGTAAATGCAGATAACGAATTGGCGATGCCTCCAAATACTGTAGCAAGGTTAATTGGCGGCTGGTGACTTCAAGTAGATCGCAGCCTCGAACTACGTCGGTTATTTGCTGCTCAATATCGTCAAGTACCACCACAAGTTGGTAAGCAAATAAACCATCTTTGCGTTTAAGAATAAAATCTTCAGTCGCAAAATCACAGCTAACCTCGGTTGTTCCCTGCAGCCGATCAATAAACTGACTAATACCGTTACTGTTTGCAAAGCGGGTTGAGTGCGGCGTACTTAATTGGGTTTTGTGGGCGCACTGTCCTAAATATAATCCGCCAGCTTGCATGATCATTTTTCGGGTACAGTCGCAACCATAAGCTCGGTGTTTATTTAAGATTAAGTCAAGTTGGTGTTGGTAAAACTCGTGACGTTGGCTTTGGTAGACAATTGGGCCGTCCCACTGCAGTCCAAACTGTTCAAGGGTATTGATAATGGCATGACTGGCGCCAGGTACTTCTCGCGGCGGATCAATGTCTTCAATTCGCAATAGCCATTGGCCTTGATTGCTTTTTGCGTCAAGATAACTGCCAAGAGCGGCAATAAGAGAACCAAAATGAAGATCGCCTGATGGCGATGGGGCAAATCGCCCACGATACGATGGTGTGTTGGTCATTAGTACTATTGTGTCAAGTGATGATCTAATTCAGAAAAGACGGCGCTTTTCTGAATTAGATTCAAACGAAATTAACTCGCCATTTGGCGTTCTTTAATTTCAGAAAGTGTTTTACAGTCAATGCATTGATTAGCTGTAGGACGAGCCTCTAAACGACGGATCCCAATTTCAATTCCACAGGTATCGCAGAAACCGAAATCATCTTCCTCGATTAACACTAAGGTTTTTTCTATTTTCTTAATTAACTTACGCTCACGATCGCGGGTGCGTAGTTCTAGTGCAAACTCTTCTTCTTGAGCTGCACGATCAACCGGATCTGGAAAGTTTGCTGCCTCATCTTGCATGTGATGCAAGGTGCGATCTACTTCTTGGCGTAATTGATTGCGCCAAGCCCCTAAGATCTTCTTAAAATGATCTAATTGCGCTTCGTTCATGAACTCTTCACCAGGTTTTAACTGATAAGGTTCAACGTTGGCAATTGCCATTACTCCAAGTTTTTTAGCATTTGCTGTAGGCATTTTGCTTCTCCTGTACTCGCCAACATTTGCGAATTTTATCTTGCTTAAATTTTAGGGCGATATCTATAGCAAAATAAATTTACGATGGCAAATTATAATCATAAAAATAATGGCTTATATATGGGGAATTGATAACTATATTTCAACCCCTAACTGAAAAATTAAGCATATTTATCTTTAATGTTTATCTCGAAGTATAACATCGTTCCTAGGCTTAATGGGGCATAGAGACAACGATATGGTAAATTCTAAGGTAACGCCTTTTTATTTAATAATGTAATTATTTATTAGAATTTAACCAAATTTAACTTTGCTAAGATAATAATACGTCATGTTAAATATTGACGGGCGTCGAGTGTGACGACAGTTCGATGAACCTACTATTAATATTGGCTTTATAATAAATAACCTCCACCCCGGCGTTTTTTGCTTGGCTTAACAACTGGGCATATTTAGGATCAATATGCTGCGCCGCTTGGACGCTATTGATGCCAGTATGCAATATTGCAAAGAGCAACACTGCACGATGACCGCTCTGCGCTATGGTCATTAATTCACGTAAATGTTTTTGGCCGCGGACGGTTACTGCATCAGGAAAGTAGCCTTGGCCATTTTCTAGCAGGGTCGCGCTTTTAACCTCAACGAAAGCATCTGGCTGGTCGCCATCACTTAAAATAATATCAATCCGGCTGTTTTCATTGCCGTATTTTACTTCTCGTTGCAGCAGCTTATAACCTACTAGCTCGCTGATAACACCTAGCCTGATTGCGTCTTCAGCTAATTGATTTGCTCTAATGGTGTTAACGCAAATAAAGTGGCCTGCTGCGGTTTGGGTCAGCTCCCAGCTAAATGGGTATTTACGTTTGAGGTTGCTAGAGGTGCTATACCAAATAATATCACCGGGCTGCGCGCACCCTGACATTGCGCCGGTGTTAGCAACGTGGATGGTGGTTTGGCTACCATCTTCCAAAATGACATCAGCTAAAAAGCGCTTGTAGCGTTTAATTAAGGTGGCCTGTTGCAGTGCGGGCTCAAATTTCATTGGGACTCTCTTTCACAATATTATTGATAGATAGCGTGAGGGCATTACACCTTCATCAGATTGCTGATTTATTCATTGACCATAAGTCATTAGCACAAAGGGAGATAGGTTCAAATATTAGCGGGCAAGCCGCCACCACTGCAACGGCTGCAGTAGTGACAAGGTTAAAGCAATGACTAACGTTATTTAGTTAGCTGGGTTGGAAAGTTTAGCGCTAATACCTTAGCTGTTTTATCGGCCAGCTCAGGCTGCTGTAAGGCCTGATAGCTCGTTATCATGACTTCCAATGCACCTTGGGTATATTGGGTGTCATTAAAGCGCGATAATAGCAGTTTTGCTCGGTTGATTGCTGCAACATAAATTCCACGCTCAAGGTAGTAGTTGGCTACTGACAGCTGATGACGTGCTAAGCGATTTTTTAACGCGACCATTCGTTGTCTAGCGTCTGGCGCATAATGGCTGTTAGGTTTGGCGGTTATCAGTTGTTTAAAATCTTTAAAGGCTTGAATAGAAAATTGCGGGTCACGATCGCTGCGATCTATATCAAACATGTCATGAAACATGTTTTGATCCGATTGCATATTACTTAAACCACGCATATAGAGCACATAATCGATGTCTGGATGGGTTGGGTTTAAACGTAAAAAACGATCAATGCTAGCCAAAGCTTGCTCTAAATTACCTTGGCGATAGTAAGCCGATATTAAATCAAGTTGAACTTGAGTCGCTTGCGGATCAAACGGATATCGCGATTCCATGGCTTCGAGCAAGGTAGTCGCCTGAAGTAAACTGCCATCGTTGAGTGATTTTTGAGCATTCTCGTACATTTTTTCGGGCGTGTCTATCGTGACTGGTTTCGGTGATGGTTTACTGGCACAGCCAGATAAAACAACGGCTAATACCAAAGATAGGCCGAGCAGGGAACTTCTTTTAGTCATAATTTTATTCATTATTCTCACAGAATTGATAAGTATCTATTAAGCTGAAGCAAAATTAAAGCTACAATACGCTCTAACGTGAGTTTTTTTGAGTATTAATGGGGCAATAAGTTTCCCTTTAAGAAGAATTATTAATGAATCAGCAAATAGAGTTAGCAGGTGAGTTGTCTCCTGAACAATGTAATCTACGATTAGATCAG
This window contains:
- a CDS encoding ABC transporter permease; translated protein: MSSLYYIALKSLITKEVNRFTRIWLQTLVPPAITMSLYFVIFGNLIGERIGQMSGVSYIEFIVPGLIMMSVITNSYSNVASSFFSSKFQRNVEELMVAPVPTWIIITGYVGGGVIRGLLVGTIVTCLSLFFVPLQIFNLPVLMVSVLATSILFSLGGLINAVLAKSFDDISIIPNFILTPLTYLGGVFYSLTMLPDFWQGVSQVNPIVYMINTFRYGFLGISDIPLLYSFSMIFGFVVALYSIAHWMISRGIGLRS
- a CDS encoding SAM-dependent methyltransferase — translated: MSFANSHQIVTNQPGVHEKLADIVEKHLKHAFQKPYQQHSIDGFKQVELEVQRSGKPIIFDSCCGVGDSTINLAKMYPNHLVIGMDKSGHRLNKNEAYEQHGIDNFMLLRTDLNDFWRLALDAQMLPEKHFILYPNPWPKAKHVQRRWHGAAVFPSLVALGGELEMRSNWRLYLEEFSAALAITNHSSEVAEFVPQPCITPFERKYQASGQPLFKLNASLSVKT
- a CDS encoding HD-GYP domain-containing protein produces the protein MNLQEISINELTLGMYLVGLADKRKKIVVTNPGLVKNQAVLEHLFSKNILQVTIDIDKSQINDFDASMVNSVSFNQEIHRATRLFAESKQVVNKLLISLAQGNGVDIGPVNKIADQLVESLLANSDALQSLSALRTKDAYLLEHSINIGVLLVSFGRHLGFNHSMLKKLMVGGIIHDIGKTQVDLAVLNKPARLTADEFTHMKQHQVLSIPLLDAIEGLSPIARDVSTMHHEKLDGTGYPLGLSGDQISLVGRMSSIVDIYDALTAVRVYKAGMSPSQAFKIMNTLVPHHLDGDLLRKFMIKMGFFPVGSLVALSDGMAGLVWQSNADDNKSPIVKTFYSVKYKSYRDVKFIDLAKSSVRIAKGLSPSDFPTDISGYRQY
- a CDS encoding pantoate--beta-alanine ligase, with protein sequence MKTISDSKQLRAQIRAWRLAGETIAFVPTMGNLHLGHLTLVDEAKKRASKVVVSIFVNPMQFDNKNDLSNYPRTLQEDQDKLIDRQTDLLFTPTPALIYPKGLDAQTYVEVPGISDILCGASRPGHFRGVATIVAKLFNLVTPDVACFGTKDYQQLQVIKNMVTDLSIGTEIVGVPTVRETTGLAKSSRNNYLTEQEMSVAPLLFETMQQLALAITDGESIVEQIALATDKLNASPFITDYIKVRYANDLSKVTAADQNLVILAAAYLGKARLIDNMVFNPNV
- the panB gene encoding 3-methyl-2-oxobutanoate hydroxymethyltransferase; translated protein: MTGTKLIQMKQQGDKITAITAYDSSFAGVFSSQGVDIILVGDSLGMVLQGNDSTLPVTVDEMAYHVRCVNAGNQGSLLIADMPFMSYATPEQTWTNATTLMRAGANMVKLEGGKWLLESISGLTERGIPVCAHIGLTPQSVNVFGGYKVQGREEAQALKMIDEALALQGAGAQLLVIECVPSLLTKRISDALTIPVIGIGAGPHSDGQILVMHDILGISSGYIPKFSKNYIKQTGDIHLAIASYVEEVRAGTFPGPEHSFE
- the folK gene encoding 2-amino-4-hydroxy-6-hydroxymethyldihydropteridine diphosphokinase, which produces MNTCYIGIGSNLEQPVEKAQQAIAALKLLPQSEFIAVSPLYCSKPMGPSDQPDYINAVAAIKTSLAPLALLDQLQQIEQQQGRTRKADRWGPRTLDLDLLLFGEQIIECDRLTVPHYGMKQREFVLYPLFDIAANLRLPCGEMLSIVVKNCPLNDLQVYCGN
- the pcnB gene encoding polynucleotide adenylyltransferase PcnB, which gives rise to MSPNAVKVLHRLNRAGFEAYLVGGAVRDLLLDQQPKDFDVATNATPEQIKDLFRNSRLIGRRFRLAHILFGREVIEVATLRGHHQETDTEQLAKQSDKGMLLRDNVYGTIDEDAERRDFTVNALYYNVADYSIRAYGGGLDDLDDGILRMIGDPATRYKEDPVRMLRAVRFATKLDMTIADDTQQPIKDLAPLLKSIPAPRLFEEYQKLFLSGKALANYEMLNQFGLFEHLFPACAELLSNNEQGKEAALNRLVCKNTDLRLANDQRVTPAFIIAAFLWYPIEVRAQEIMTDGGLSYYDAIMVAMNDVCDNQCRSVAIPKRFTSMARDVWNLQLRLPRRSGARAFKLMTHPKFRAGYDLLLIRGEIEGGETQELAQWWTTFQHAGEKVQCDMVRKLGAPTKRRRAPRQSKTKPSQPE
- the gluQRS gene encoding tRNA glutamyl-Q(34) synthetase GluQRS, with the translated sequence MTNTPSYRGRFAPSPSGDLHFGSLIAALGSYLDAKSNQGQWLLRIEDIDPPREVPGASHAIINTLEQFGLQWDGPIVYQSQRHEFYQHQLDLILNKHRAYGCDCTRKMIMQAGGLYLGQCAHKTQLSTPHSTRFANSNGISQFIDRLQGTTEVSCDFATEDFILKRKDGLFAYQLVVVLDDIEQQITDVVRGCDLLEVTSRQLTLLQYLEASPIRYLHLPLAINAQGLKLSKQNHAMALDLKKPKQQLIKALAFLGQTIHEQYQDYTIEQLLISATNNWQISQIPLAVPPLTEIISN
- the dksA gene encoding RNA polymerase-binding protein DksA, which translates into the protein MPTANAKKLGVMAIANVEPYQLKPGEEFMNEAQLDHFKKILGAWRNQLRQEVDRTLHHMQDEAANFPDPVDRAAQEEEFALELRTRDRERKLIKKIEKTLVLIEEDDFGFCDTCGIEIGIRRLEARPTANQCIDCKTLSEIKERQMAS
- the sfsA gene encoding DNA/RNA nuclease SfsA; this translates as MKFEPALQQATLIKRYKRFLADVILEDGSQTTIHVANTGAMSGCAQPGDIIWYSTSSNLKRKYPFSWELTQTAAGHFICVNTIRANQLAEDAIRLGVISELVGYKLLQREVKYGNENSRIDIILSDGDQPDAFVEVKSATLLENGQGYFPDAVTVRGQKHLRELMTIAQSGHRAVLLFAILHTGINSVQAAQHIDPKYAQLLSQAKNAGVEVIYYKANINSRFIELSSHSTPVNI
- a CDS encoding outer membrane protein assembly factor BamD — its product is MTKRSSLLGLSLVLAVVLSGCASKPSPKPVTIDTPEKMYENAQKSLNDGSLLQATTLLEAMESRYPFDPQATQVQLDLISAYYRQGNLEQALASIDRFLRLNPTHPDIDYVLYMRGLSNMQSDQNMFHDMFDIDRSDRDPQFSIQAFKDFKQLITAKPNSHYAPDARQRMVALKNRLARHQLSVANYYLERGIYVAAINRAKLLLSRFNDTQYTQGALEVMITSYQALQQPELADKTAKVLALNFPTQLTK